Proteins encoded by one window of Gemmatimonadota bacterium:
- a CDS encoding SAM-dependent chlorinase/fluorinase → MADDREVSAVRIFLYITKRHFFHSTTMGIPRERNKSMKRFTSYLLACMVGAFGLYGCGGAEDAAMEEAATEEMAMDVAMINVEVSSISEEFANINTNATSDQLMEAGFAADGWISVTHNEQTLVMPMVTDYGDVAEGAWLARIDEESGTLQIAINGGNAATDIGAAVGDMLHVMAADAPEMDEGEMGEGEMGEGEMGEGEMDEGEGGMGDEGAEDGDSDASMGGEEEATTQPAP, encoded by the coding sequence ATGGCCGACGACCGAGAAGTCAGCGCAGTACGTATTTTCCTCTACATTACAAAGCGTCACTTTTTTCATTCCACCACGATGGGAATTCCACGTGAAAGGAACAAATCCATGAAGCGGTTTACATCATACCTGTTGGCCTGTATGGTCGGCGCTTTCGGCCTTTACGGCTGCGGCGGGGCAGAAGACGCGGCGATGGAAGAGGCGGCAACCGAAGAGATGGCCATGGACGTTGCCATGATCAACGTCGAGGTCAGCAGCATCAGCGAGGAATTCGCCAACATCAACACGAACGCCACGAGCGATCAGTTGATGGAAGCCGGTTTCGCCGCGGACGGCTGGATTTCGGTGACCCATAACGAACAGACCCTCGTCATGCCTATGGTCACCGACTATGGCGACGTGGCCGAGGGCGCCTGGCTCGCCCGGATCGACGAAGAGTCCGGCACGCTCCAGATCGCCATTAACGGCGGCAACGCCGCGACCGACATCGGCGCCGCGGTGGGCGACATGCTTCACGTCATGGCCGCCGATGCGCCGGAAATGGACGAAGGCGAGATGGGCGAAGGCGAAATGGGTGAAGGCGAGATGGGCGAAGGCGAGATGGACGAAGGTGAAGGCGGCATGGGCGACGAGGGCGCGGAAGACGGTGACTCGGATGCGTCCATGGGCGGAGAGGAAGAAGCCACCACGCAGCCAGCTCCGTAA
- a CDS encoding aromatic ring-hydroxylating dioxygenase subunit alpha — protein sequence MTDHPFDENIETAWTIPSSWYTDPEFLQREYRDIFRRTWQLVGRADQVARVGDYFTVDVAGEPVVIARGADDVVRAFFNVCRHRAGPVALEQGNRRTFVCYYHGWTYNLDGSLRHAPEFEEVQALDRCAMALRPVRVSQWGPLLFVNLDPNAPPLEAFLGDIGKRAAAHNIGEMKWAKRRDYEMDCNWKVYVDNYLEGYHLPVVHPGLYREIDYDAYRVEPFRYYSIQHAPIYGPEKKGYKGPRRYLPTDQDQGDTQYYWVFPTLMLNIYLGQMQTNLVVPLGHDRCLTIFEWYLSPEMEQDVENLVDFGDEIQEEDIFICEHVQRGLQSASYNQGRFSVKRENGVHHFHSLMNEYMNGAEAR from the coding sequence ATGACGGACCACCCCTTCGACGAAAATATCGAGACCGCCTGGACGATTCCGTCTTCATGGTATACCGATCCGGAGTTCCTGCAGCGGGAATACAGGGACATATTCCGCAGGACGTGGCAACTCGTGGGTCGGGCGGACCAGGTAGCCCGCGTCGGGGACTACTTCACGGTGGACGTGGCGGGAGAGCCGGTGGTCATCGCCCGGGGGGCCGACGACGTGGTCCGCGCGTTCTTCAACGTGTGCCGGCACCGGGCCGGTCCCGTGGCCCTGGAGCAGGGCAACCGGCGGACCTTCGTCTGCTACTACCACGGTTGGACCTACAACCTGGACGGCTCGCTGCGCCACGCGCCGGAGTTCGAAGAAGTGCAGGCCCTGGACCGCTGCGCCATGGCGCTCAGACCGGTGCGCGTCAGCCAGTGGGGCCCCCTGCTCTTCGTCAATCTGGACCCGAATGCGCCGCCCCTGGAGGCCTTCCTGGGCGACATCGGAAAACGCGCCGCCGCCCACAATATCGGCGAGATGAAGTGGGCCAAGCGCCGCGACTACGAGATGGACTGCAACTGGAAAGTGTACGTGGACAACTACCTGGAAGGCTATCACCTGCCGGTCGTGCATCCGGGACTGTACCGCGAGATCGACTACGACGCCTACCGCGTGGAGCCCTTCCGCTACTACTCCATCCAGCACGCCCCGATCTACGGACCGGAGAAGAAGGGATACAAGGGACCGCGCCGCTACCTGCCTACGGACCAGGACCAGGGCGACACGCAGTACTACTGGGTCTTCCCCACGCTCATGCTCAACATCTACCTCGGCCAGATGCAGACCAACCTGGTGGTGCCCCTGGGCCACGACCGCTGCCTGACCATCTTCGAATGGTACCTGTCGCCCGAAATGGAGCAGGACGTGGAAAACCTGGTGGACTTCGGCGACGAGATCCAGGAAGAGGACATCTTCATCTGCGAGCACGTGCAGCGCGGGCTGCAGTCCGCGTCCTACAACCAGGGCCGGTTCTCCGTCAAGCGGGAGAACGGCGTGCACCACTTCCATTCGCTGATGAACGAGTACATGAACGGCGCGGAAGCACGCTAA
- a CDS encoding ABC transporter ATP-binding protein, translating into MEGTGRSYVEYRKVSKSYDGKTTVVDGVDLDIRKGEFLTLLGPSGSGKTTCLMMLAGFETPTSGEILVDGRSIHNLPPRKRGIGMVFQNYALFPHMTVGANLAFPLEVRGMNRGQCRERVERALQLVQLEGFEHRRPGQLSGGQQQRVAIARALVFDPELVLMDEPLGALDRRLREEMQYEIRRIHKTLGVTVVYVTHDQQEAMVMSDRIAVLRDGRVEQVADPETLYEEPQRSFVARFIGENNRLHGKVMGIEGDICEVLVGGEIIEAIRIAPCQVGDATTLSIRPERVAVSPKSGLYTNELVGLIEDITFLGDSLRLRVTVCRTSDFIIKIPNTVGHGALIAGDRILIGWTPTDCRVLDPDPEGDGE; encoded by the coding sequence ATGGAAGGAACCGGCCGGTCCTATGTCGAATACCGCAAGGTCAGCAAAAGCTATGACGGAAAGACCACGGTAGTCGACGGCGTCGACCTGGACATCCGCAAAGGAGAGTTTCTCACTCTCCTGGGTCCTTCCGGTTCGGGCAAGACCACCTGCCTCATGATGCTGGCCGGCTTCGAGACGCCCACCTCCGGCGAGATCCTCGTGGACGGCCGCTCCATCCACAACCTGCCGCCCCGCAAGCGCGGCATCGGCATGGTCTTCCAGAACTACGCCCTCTTCCCCCACATGACGGTGGGGGCCAACCTCGCTTTTCCTCTCGAGGTCCGCGGCATGAACCGCGGCCAGTGCCGGGAAAGGGTGGAACGGGCACTGCAACTGGTGCAGTTGGAAGGATTCGAGCACCGGCGTCCCGGCCAGCTTTCGGGCGGGCAGCAGCAGCGCGTGGCCATCGCCCGCGCCCTGGTATTCGATCCCGAACTGGTCCTCATGGACGAACCCCTCGGCGCACTGGACCGCCGGCTTCGCGAGGAAATGCAATACGAAATCCGCCGCATCCACAAGACATTAGGCGTCACGGTCGTCTATGTCACCCACGACCAGCAGGAGGCCATGGTCATGTCGGACCGCATCGCCGTGCTGCGGGACGGAAGGGTCGAACAGGTGGCCGATCCCGAGACGCTCTACGAGGAACCGCAACGCTCCTTCGTGGCCCGGTTCATCGGGGAGAACAACCGGCTGCACGGCAAGGTGATGGGCATCGAGGGCGATATCTGCGAGGTGTTGGTGGGCGGCGAAATCATCGAGGCGATCCGCATCGCCCCCTGCCAGGTGGGCGACGCCACGACGCTTTCCATTCGCCCCGAGCGCGTGGCCGTTTCGCCGAAATCCGGGCTCTACACCAACGAACTGGTGGGCCTGATCGAGGACATCACGTTTCTGGGCGACTCCCTGCGCCTGCGCGTCACGGTGTGCCGCACATCGGATTTCATCATCAAGATACCCAACACCGTCGGTCACGGCGCCCTGATCGCGGGCGACAGGATCCTCATCGGCTGGACGCCGACCGACTGCCGGGTGCTCGACCCCGACCCGGAAGGAGACGGGGAATGA
- a CDS encoding ABC transporter permease, which yields MTTTTTAAGHGFWHIAYLGFCALVFAFLIAPILVIVPLSFNAEPYFTFTEGMLRLDADAWSLRWYRQIMEDEEWSRALANSLLIGVSATVLATALGTLAALGLSNPAMPARRFAAGLLISPMVTPVIISAAGMFFFYSNLGLAQTHLGLILAHAALGTPFVVITVTATLAGYDQNLSRAAASMGAGPLTVFRRVQLPLIAPGVVSGGIFAFAASFDEVVVVLFMGGIEQRTIPRQMWSGIREEISPAILAVAVFLIVFAVLFLLTVEWLRRRNAR from the coding sequence ATGACGACAACGACGACGGCCGCAGGCCACGGATTCTGGCACATTGCGTACCTCGGATTCTGCGCGCTCGTCTTCGCCTTCCTGATCGCGCCGATCCTGGTGATCGTGCCGCTGAGCTTCAACGCCGAACCCTATTTCACCTTCACCGAGGGCATGCTCCGTCTGGACGCCGACGCCTGGTCCCTGAGGTGGTACCGCCAGATCATGGAGGACGAGGAGTGGTCGCGGGCGCTGGCGAACAGCCTGCTCATCGGGGTCTCCGCCACCGTACTCGCCACGGCCCTTGGCACACTTGCCGCGCTGGGTCTTTCCAACCCGGCCATGCCGGCCCGCCGCTTCGCCGCGGGGCTGCTGATTTCCCCCATGGTCACGCCCGTCATCATTTCGGCCGCGGGGATGTTCTTCTTCTACTCCAACCTGGGCCTGGCGCAGACCCACCTCGGGCTGATCCTCGCCCACGCCGCCCTGGGCACGCCTTTCGTCGTGATTACGGTCACCGCCACACTGGCCGGTTATGACCAGAACCTTTCACGGGCGGCCGCCAGCATGGGCGCGGGGCCTTTGACCGTCTTCCGCCGCGTCCAGCTCCCCCTCATCGCGCCGGGGGTCGTCTCCGGAGGGATCTTCGCCTTCGCCGCGTCCTTCGACGAGGTCGTCGTGGTGCTCTTCATGGGCGGGATCGAGCAGCGGACCATACCGCGCCAGATGTGGTCGGGCATCCGCGAGGAGATCAGTCCAGCCATCCTGGCCGTGGCCGTCTTCCTCATCGTATTCGCGGTGTTGTTCCTGTTGACCGTGGAGTGGCTCAGGAGGCGGAATGCGCGGTAG
- a CDS encoding PLP-dependent aminotransferase family protein, with amino-acid sequence MEWRDVYADRMDLIGDTAVIELLKLAERPDVLSFAGGLPDDATFPMEAMKEVAVQVFETHGSMSLQYGPTAGYTALREWIAGRMGPVEGVTATADDIIVTTGGIEAMDLIAKMLLNPGDVIVVEAPTYLTAFSVFRCYDVDFVAVDIDDEGMRVDLLEAQLSELERRGKRAKLIYTMPTFQNPGGVTMPLERRRKLVELADRYNIPILEDHAYAELYFEHAPPPSLKALNPDGVLFVSTFSKIFGPGIRLGWIAAPPPVIAQLCQAKLGSDQCSSTLGQRIVYEYGRQGLMDSQIVLSRALYQAKRDVTLDALAEHAPPGLAWTRPDGGFYVWLTAPEGIDSTAMLAWAVEHEKVAYVAGPSFYTDGRGANQFRLCYSFLDQSLIGEGISRVCRSVAHHVERRHRDRIGV; translated from the coding sequence ATGGAATGGCGGGATGTATACGCGGACCGCATGGATCTCATTGGCGATACTGCGGTCATCGAGCTGCTCAAGCTGGCGGAGCGGCCGGACGTGCTTTCCTTTGCCGGCGGCTTGCCGGACGACGCCACGTTCCCCATGGAGGCGATGAAGGAAGTCGCCGTCCAGGTCTTCGAAACGCACGGCAGCATGTCGCTTCAATACGGTCCCACGGCGGGTTACACGGCCCTGAGGGAGTGGATCGCCGGCCGGATGGGGCCTGTCGAGGGCGTGACGGCCACCGCGGACGACATTATCGTCACCACGGGCGGCATCGAGGCCATGGACCTCATTGCCAAGATGCTGCTCAATCCCGGCGACGTCATCGTCGTGGAAGCCCCCACCTACCTGACCGCGTTTTCGGTCTTCCGGTGCTACGACGTAGATTTCGTCGCGGTGGATATCGATGACGAAGGCATGCGCGTGGACCTCCTGGAAGCGCAGTTAAGTGAACTGGAACGCCGGGGCAAGCGGGCCAAGCTGATCTACACCATGCCTACGTTTCAGAATCCGGGGGGCGTGACCATGCCCCTGGAACGGCGACGCAAACTGGTCGAACTCGCCGACCGGTACAACATTCCCATCCTGGAGGACCACGCCTATGCGGAGCTGTACTTCGAACACGCGCCCCCGCCTTCGCTCAAGGCGCTGAATCCCGACGGCGTGCTGTTCGTCAGCACCTTTTCCAAGATCTTCGGGCCGGGTATCCGCCTCGGCTGGATCGCCGCGCCGCCGCCCGTCATCGCCCAGTTGTGCCAGGCGAAGCTGGGCAGCGACCAGTGTTCCAGCACCCTCGGGCAGCGCATCGTCTACGAATACGGCCGCCAGGGACTGATGGACTCCCAGATCGTGCTGTCCAGGGCACTTTACCAGGCCAAGCGTGACGTCACATTGGACGCGCTGGCGGAGCACGCCCCGCCCGGCCTGGCCTGGACCCGTCCGGACGGCGGATTCTACGTGTGGTTGACCGCGCCAGAAGGGATCGACTCCACGGCGATGCTGGCCTGGGCCGTCGAACATGAGAAGGTGGCCTACGTGGCCGGTCCCTCGTTCTATACCGACGGCCGCGGTGCGAACCAGTTCCGCCTGTGCTACAGCTTCCTCGACCAGTCGCTCATCGGCGAAGGCATCTCCCGTGTGTGCCGCTCAGTCGCGCACCACGTCGAACGGCGCCACCGCGACCGCATCGGCGTGTAG
- a CDS encoding phytanoyl-CoA dioxygenase family protein encodes MFRLNEEHENRFREDGYLMVEGLYDEEEMELLLNVGRLDGEKASLVRAAEDIEGRESKLWLTSDTDREDIYNAICRGHRMVDTLERLMGDEVYLYHYKMMVKEPRVGGAWEWHQDYGYWYHNQALFPDMASCYIAVDRAHRGNGCLQVIRGSHRLGRIEHGRYGTQVGADPKRVELALEHLDHVYCEMSPGTAMFFHANVLHRSDPNESDDPRWSLICCYNTRHNPCQDRPGHPSYRPLGKWDDSRIKEVGRRQWAELAATAGPGF; translated from the coding sequence ATGTTCCGGCTCAACGAAGAACACGAGAACAGGTTCCGGGAAGACGGCTACCTGATGGTGGAGGGGCTCTACGACGAGGAGGAAATGGAACTCCTCCTCAACGTGGGCCGTCTCGACGGGGAGAAGGCCTCCCTCGTCCGCGCCGCCGAGGATATCGAGGGCCGCGAAAGCAAGCTGTGGCTGACCTCGGACACGGACCGGGAGGACATCTACAACGCCATCTGCCGCGGCCATCGCATGGTCGATACGCTGGAGCGGCTCATGGGCGACGAGGTCTACCTGTACCACTACAAGATGATGGTCAAGGAACCCCGCGTCGGCGGCGCGTGGGAGTGGCACCAGGACTACGGGTACTGGTACCACAACCAGGCGCTGTTTCCCGACATGGCCAGTTGCTACATCGCGGTGGACCGGGCCCACCGGGGTAACGGCTGCCTGCAGGTCATTCGGGGTTCACACCGCCTGGGCCGGATCGAACACGGCCGTTACGGCACCCAGGTGGGGGCCGACCCGAAGCGGGTGGAACTCGCGCTGGAACATCTGGATCACGTGTACTGTGAAATGTCGCCCGGCACCGCGATGTTCTTCCACGCGAACGTGCTGCATCGTTCGGACCCGAACGAGAGCGACGACCCGAGGTGGAGCCTCATCTGCTGCTATAACACCCGGCACAACCCCTGCCAGGACCGTCCCGGGCACCCGTCCTACCGACCCCTGGGCAAGTGGGACGATAGCCGCATCAAGGAGGTGGGACGCAGGCAGTGGGCGGAACTCGCCGCCACCGCCGGACCTGGCTTCTGA
- a CDS encoding ABC transporter permease, with product MSENPEKTVGRSSTGSIPGPRPGPRLDPRLRAALLVLPLLVFVGVTFLAPLANMLVRSVYDPVVADTLPETLERLRAWDGQQLPDETVYETLARELLAAREDRTLGQVATRVNRVQSGLRSAFTRTARRLRNVDEGPWSEAMTGIHAAWGETGTWRALREAGDRYTSRHYLNALDLQRDPDGSIAFQPEDRQIYLFLLWRTLLVSLGVTVLCLLIGYPVARLIAHAPPRRANLLLILVLVPFWTSLLVRTTSWIVLLQNQGVLNDMLVFLGVIGDEGRLAMIYNMTGTFVAMTHVLLPFMVLPLYSVMSAIPRVQTSAAESLGATPWQSFWRVYWPQTLPGVGAGCLLVFILAIGYYITPALVGGSTGQLISNMIAFHMQSSLNWSLAAALGGILLVCVAGLYVLYDRLVGIERMRLG from the coding sequence ATGAGCGAGAACCCCGAGAAAACGGTCGGCCGCTCCAGTACTGGCTCCATACCCGGTCCCAGGCCCGGCCCCCGGCTCGACCCCCGGCTGCGCGCGGCACTGCTGGTACTGCCGCTTCTGGTCTTCGTCGGGGTGACCTTTCTCGCGCCCCTGGCGAACATGCTGGTCCGAAGCGTCTACGATCCGGTGGTCGCCGACACCCTCCCCGAGACCCTCGAGCGGCTGCGTGCCTGGGACGGCCAGCAACTGCCGGACGAAACGGTCTACGAAACGCTGGCCCGTGAACTGCTCGCGGCCCGGGAGGACCGCACGCTCGGCCAGGTGGCCACGCGGGTCAACCGGGTGCAGTCCGGACTGCGCAGCGCCTTTACGCGCACCGCCCGGAGGCTGCGGAACGTCGATGAAGGGCCCTGGTCCGAAGCCATGACCGGCATCCACGCGGCCTGGGGAGAGACCGGGACCTGGCGCGCGCTGCGCGAGGCCGGCGACCGGTATACATCGCGCCACTACCTCAACGCCCTCGACCTGCAACGCGATCCCGATGGATCCATCGCCTTCCAGCCCGAGGACCGGCAGATCTACCTGTTCCTGCTCTGGCGCACCCTCCTCGTGAGCCTGGGTGTCACCGTCCTTTGCCTGCTCATCGGCTATCCCGTCGCGCGGCTGATCGCCCATGCCCCGCCCAGGCGCGCCAACCTGCTCCTGATCCTGGTCCTCGTGCCCTTCTGGACCTCGCTCCTCGTGCGCACGACGTCGTGGATCGTGCTCCTGCAGAACCAGGGCGTCCTCAACGACATGCTCGTCTTCCTGGGCGTCATCGGGGACGAAGGCCGGCTGGCCATGATCTACAACATGACCGGGACCTTCGTGGCCATGACCCACGTGCTGCTCCCCTTCATGGTGCTGCCGCTCTACTCGGTCATGAGCGCCATCCCGCGGGTGCAGACGAGCGCGGCGGAGTCCCTGGGCGCGACCCCGTGGCAGTCCTTCTGGCGCGTGTACTGGCCACAGACCCTGCCCGGCGTGGGCGCCGGCTGCCTGCTCGTGTTCATCCTCGCCATCGGGTACTACATCACCCCGGCCCTGGTGGGCGGAAGCACCGGGCAGCTTATCTCCAACATGATCGCCTTCCACATGCAGTCGTCGCTGAACTGGAGTCTCGCGGCGGCGCTGGGCGGCATCCTGCTGGTGTGCGTGGCTGGGCTCTACGTGCTCTACGACCGGCTCGTGGGCATCGAACGGATGAGGCTGGGCTGA
- a CDS encoding ABC transporter substrate-binding protein: protein MTRKIAVGRLLLPSLAALALLLCGHAAAQERTLTLVSWGGAYARACEKGYIERFERETGIDVQIEDYNGGLAQIRAQVDVGNVYWDVVDMELPDMVRGCDEGLLVPIDVDELAPGADGTPAVDDISEDGLTECGPTNLFYSTVVVYNDARIGTSKPASIADFFDLEKFPGRRGMRRSPLANLEFALMADGVAAGEVYATLDTEAGVRRAFRKLDSIKDRIVWWEAGAQPPQMLADGEVVMTTAYNGRIFNAQVLEGQPFVIVWDGQLLDTGGLVIVEGTRNLEAAKEFVRFANTARAMADVGRYISYSPSRRSALDLISTHAETGVEMSPHMPTSPENVSRALHNDWEWWSDNGEEMNERFSTWLAR, encoded by the coding sequence ATGACACGAAAGATCGCCGTAGGACGCCTCCTGCTTCCGAGCCTGGCCGCGCTGGCCCTTTTGCTTTGCGGACACGCCGCCGCACAGGAGCGGACCCTGACGCTTGTAAGCTGGGGCGGCGCATACGCCCGCGCCTGCGAGAAGGGATACATCGAACGATTCGAGCGAGAAACGGGGATCGACGTCCAGATCGAAGACTACAATGGCGGCCTGGCGCAGATCCGGGCCCAGGTCGACGTGGGCAACGTGTACTGGGACGTCGTCGACATGGAACTTCCCGACATGGTCCGGGGCTGCGACGAAGGCCTCCTCGTACCCATCGATGTCGACGAACTGGCCCCAGGAGCCGACGGGACTCCTGCGGTGGACGACATATCCGAAGACGGCCTCACGGAATGCGGCCCGACCAACCTGTTCTACTCGACGGTCGTCGTCTATAACGACGCGCGGATCGGGACATCGAAACCCGCTTCCATCGCCGATTTCTTCGACCTGGAGAAGTTCCCGGGAAGACGGGGCATGCGCCGCTCCCCGCTGGCGAATCTCGAGTTCGCCCTGATGGCCGACGGCGTCGCGGCCGGCGAAGTCTACGCCACGCTGGACACTGAAGCGGGCGTGCGCCGAGCCTTCCGGAAACTGGACTCCATCAAGGACCGGATCGTCTGGTGGGAAGCCGGTGCCCAGCCGCCCCAGATGCTGGCCGACGGCGAAGTGGTGATGACCACGGCGTATAACGGTCGGATCTTCAACGCCCAGGTCCTGGAGGGACAGCCCTTCGTCATCGTATGGGACGGGCAGCTCCTGGACACGGGAGGCCTCGTGATCGTGGAGGGCACGCGGAACCTGGAGGCGGCGAAGGAATTCGTCCGCTTCGCCAATACGGCGCGGGCCATGGCGGACGTCGGCCGGTACATCTCCTACAGTCCCTCGCGCCGTTCCGCCCTGGACCTGATTTCGACCCATGCGGAAACCGGCGTCGAAATGAGCCCGCACATGCCGACCAGCCCCGAAAACGTGTCCCGCGCCCTGCACAACGACTGGGAATGGTGGAGCGACAACGGCGAAGAGATGAATGAGCGTTTCAGCACGTGGCTGGCACGATGA